The Methanohalophilus portucalensis genome window below encodes:
- the glmU gene encoding bifunctional sugar-1-phosphate nucleotidylyltransferase/acetyltransferase, with amino-acid sequence MKAVILAAGQGTRMRPLTDRRPKVMLPIGNKPILEHIIDEAMAAGIREFVIVTGYMEDCIKDYFGDGSQKNVSIDYVLQEEQNGTGHAIGCAEEYVDDRFIVLNGDMLISSVQIKNLIDRAEDAVLTVKEVENPCNFGVVCTAGEKVTQIVEKPENPPTNLANAGIYLFPRSIFDYIHRTPESPRGEIEITDSIQMLIDSGAIVGYEVFRDAWIDIGRPWDLLTANKHVLAGLTGNIEAEVEPNATLKGEVVLGEGTIIRNGAYIIGPVIIGKNCDIGPNCFIRPSTAIGDNVRIGNAVEIKNCVVMNNTNIGHLSYVGDSVIGRDCNFGAGTKVANLRHDGRTIRVMVKGEKVDSGRRKLGVIMGDNVHTGINTCINVGCVLKTDRCTGLGEVVK; translated from the coding sequence GTGAAAGCGGTTATTCTGGCAGCGGGGCAGGGGACAAGAATGCGTCCTTTAACGGATAGGCGACCCAAGGTAATGCTGCCCATCGGGAACAAACCTATTTTGGAACATATCATTGATGAGGCAATGGCTGCCGGTATCCGGGAATTTGTGATAGTTACCGGTTATATGGAGGATTGTATAAAGGACTATTTTGGAGACGGTTCGCAGAAAAATGTGAGTATCGATTACGTTCTCCAGGAAGAACAGAACGGGACGGGACATGCCATCGGATGTGCTGAAGAGTATGTGGATGACAGGTTCATTGTGCTTAACGGGGATATGCTGATAAGTTCTGTCCAGATTAAAAATTTGATCGACAGGGCAGAAGATGCTGTCCTGACAGTTAAGGAAGTGGAAAATCCCTGTAATTTTGGAGTTGTTTGTACTGCCGGGGAAAAAGTGACTCAAATTGTGGAAAAACCCGAAAACCCTCCGACCAATCTGGCCAATGCGGGAATCTATCTGTTTCCCCGATCAATTTTTGATTATATCCACAGAACTCCTGAATCACCTCGCGGGGAGATTGAGATCACGGATTCCATACAGATGCTGATCGATTCCGGTGCCATTGTGGGTTATGAAGTATTCAGGGACGCATGGATCGATATCGGCAGACCCTGGGATCTGCTCACTGCCAACAAGCATGTGTTGGCCGGGCTTACCGGCAATATTGAGGCAGAAGTGGAACCCAATGCTACTCTAAAAGGAGAGGTGGTTTTGGGAGAAGGTACGATTATCCGTAATGGTGCCTACATCATCGGTCCTGTGATCATTGGAAAGAACTGTGATATAGGACCGAACTGTTTTATCCGGCCATCCACTGCCATAGGGGATAATGTGCGTATCGGCAATGCAGTGGAGATCAAGAATTGCGTGGTTATGAATAATACCAATATCGGACACCTGAGTTATGTGGGTGATAGCGTGATCGGCCGGGATTGTAATTTCGGAGCCGGGACCAAGGTTGCCAATCTCAGGCATGACGGGCGCACTATCCGGGTCATGGTCAAGGGGGAAAAGGTTGATTCAGGTAGGCGTAAACTCGGTGTGATAATGGGGGATAATGTGCATACCGGCATCAATACCTGTATCAATGTGGGTTGTGTGCTTAAAACGGATAGGTGTACGGGGTTGGGGGAAGTGGTGAAGTAA